The sequence below is a genomic window from Henriciella marina DSM 19595.
GGTCCAGATGGAGGCACGAATGCCGCCAGCAATGGAATAGGCGAGAATGATCACGGCAGAGCCGATCGCGCCGATGCGCCAGTCAAAGCCTTCAAACACGCCGTCCAGCGCCTTGGCGCCAGCCGTGATCTGGGCGGCGCCGTAAACCACAAGCAGGATCACCATGATAACCGCGGCCATCCGGCGCCAGACCGAGAAATCCTCTCCGTGCCAGTTGGAAAGGACTGAGGCGAACGAGGCTTGTTTGGTGACGCCGGTCGCCTTGCGCAGCTGTCTGTGGATGAAGAGCGAGCCGAGATAGTCCCCGACAATCCAGCCAAACATCAGCCAGACGGCCGATAGACCGGTTGCATAACCATAGCCGATGACGCCGATGAAGAGATAACCGGAATTGTTCGTTGCAACGGCAGAAAGCCCGGCAAGCCATGGCGAGACTGATTGGCCGGCCATGTAGTAATCATTTCTCTCCCCGGTGGATTTTCTGGCAGAGGCAAGCCCTACGCCCAGGAAGATGATCAGGATAACTACAAAGCTCGCAATAATCATTCGTCGTTCTCGTTTGAGGCCATCCAGGCTAGAAACAGGTCGAACTGCTCATTTTCTTCCTCGCCGCGTGGGTCTAGGTCCGACAGGGCGAGGCTGGTTGCCTGGGTGGCATTGAAGGGTTCCTTGTCGATCTCTTCGACAGGGTCGGCATTCACTGTACGTGTGAACATGAGCGCGGCAAGTAGAGCAAGGGCACCCGACGCATAGAAAAAGAGGCCTGGCCCACCGAGAGGCGTCATGACGAGGCCTGCCACGGCGGGTCCGGCGATGGACCCGATCCCCCACAAAACGATGATACCAGCCATCATTGGCGTTGTCTGACTGGCTTCGGCCCGGTCTGCGGCATGTGCGACAGCGATCGCGTAGAATGACAGCGCGCCCAGGCCATAGCCAAATCCCAGCATGAAGATCAGAATTTGCGGCACCAGACCCGCTGCGAGGCCAAGTCCAAGCGCGCAGACAGCCCCGATCAGACCGGTGGCTGCTATGACCAGGCGTCTGTCGATACGGTCAGAAATCATGCCTGCTGGCCAGAGACCAACGATGGCGCCTGCCAGGATTGCGGCGTTGAAGTTGGCTGCGAAAGAAGCGGCCTGATCAGGGGCGATGGTCTGGGCATAGACGGGGTAAAGCTGGGCGACCGAATTGTTCACGGCACCAGCGCAGAAGGCTGCAATCGCGGCGGCGGGGGCCAGCCGGAACATCCTGCGGGGGCCGAACGGCTTGCCGGTGCTCAACTCTGGCTGGCTCTGCCGCGTGGCGGTTATCGGCATTATCGTGAGGGCGAAGAGCACGGCGACGATAAGAAAGCCGCCCGCGCCACCCGCGCCGGCCATGATCAGGAATGGGCCACCGACAGCGCCTAGCTTTGAGACAACGTGATAGAAACTGAGGATTGAACCGCGGCGGTCTGCTGGCGCAGCGTCTGCGACCCAGCTTTCACCAGCCGTGAAGAGCGCCGACGTGCAGATGCCGATGACGCCCTGGACAAGCGCCCAGCCCATAAGACTAACGCCCAGTGTGAAGCTGAGCGATGCAATAATGGCGATGGCGGCAAAGAAGGCGAAAGATCGGATATGCCCTATCCGTGAAATCTGCGCTGGCGATAGCAAGGCTCCTGTGAGGAAGCCGCCCGCGAAGAATGCCGCAACCAGACCAAGGCCAGCATTCGACGCACCGGCATTTGCCAGGCTCAGCGCGATCGTCACGGACAGGGCAGCCGATGCGCCCTGAAGCATAGTCAGAGCACTCGTGACAGCCAGAACGTTGCGGTACGACCCCAGACGTTCTTTCCATCCAGTTTCTTGCCGGGTGACGGACCCCGAACTTGCCATCAGGCGGCGGTTCTGATTTCCGAGGAATCACCATCGCGGGTGGCGGAATCCTCTTCCACCAGAGCCCGGTGAAGGACGCGGACGGTCTCGTCGTAATCCTCTTCGGCGACGATTGTCTGAAGATCCGTGCTCCGGGTCAGTTTCTGGAGGCCGAGCATGTTGATGCCAGCCTCAAACAGCGCTGTCGTCGCCTTTGCAGTCATGCCGGGCACGTCAAGATTGGCACCGATCACCGAAACGATGGCCACCTTGCGGATCGTCACCTCGGCGTTTTCGTACATGGCTTCAAGGTCTGCTGCTGCCCGTTTCAGCGACTGACGCGTGCAGTCGACATAGTGGGTGATCGTATTGGCGTTGGAGCACTTCGACACGATCCAGATATTATGGCGTGTCAGGGCTTTCAGCGCCTCAGCGTCATAACCTTTCACGCCGACCATATCCTGTTCGAACAGCTCAAAAGCGTAGATGTTCTTGATCCCTGTGACGATCTCGGCGCGGCCGATTTCAGGGTGGAAGTCATCGGTGATGATCGTCCCGGCGTCAGACGGGTCGAATGTGTTCTTGACCCGAAGCGGCACGCCGGCCTGGCGAAGGCCCTTGGCGGCTTTCGGATGAACCGCTTCCATGCCCATATTCGAGAGCTGGTCGGCAACATCGTAATTGGTCTTGCCGATCTTCAGCACCTTGTCGTTACCGACCAGTTTCGGATCGGCACTGGAAAGGTGGAATTCCTTATGAATGATCGCTTCGGCAGCGCCGGTAAGCGCGCCAATCCGCGAGAAGGTCACTTCGGTGTAGCCACGGTCATAAAGCTTCACCATGCCTTCGGTGCAACTTGCATAACCGGTACAGATCGCCAGTTCCTTGGAGAAATCAATGTTGCGGAATGAGGTTTCAATGCGCTCATCCAGCGTCATCTTTTCTTCGTCGCGCCACCCGGTGAGATCAACGAAGACCGAGTTGATATCATGCTGGCGAAGCAGGAGCGTCGTATTGTGCGCCGAATGGGCTTCGCCGAGGGCGGCCAGCATTTCGCGAACCGTCAGGAGATGTTCGTCAAGGCGGAACTGGCCGTAGGAACAAAGACGGTGAAGGTCGATCAGGCAGTTGCGGACGCCTTCGACGCGTTCAAGAACGAAATTGTCTGCAACCTTGCAATCTGGATGGTCGCCGAAGACTTCCTCATTCTTTTCGCGCATGGCCGCCGACAGCTCAGTCAGTGCCTCGCTCCACTGCCACTTGTTTTCGGCGCTTGCGAAAAGGCTGTAGACGCCCGGCTTGCCGGTTTTCTTGTGTTCCAGAAGAAGGTTGGTCATGCCCGCATAGGCGGACACGACGAAAATACGGTTGTACAGATCAGCGCCCTCGCGCCCATTTATCAGGACATTGTCCAGGATGACCGGCGTGTTGGCGATTGATGTGCCGCCGATTTTTTCAACAGTGTGGGTCATGGCTTAAAGCCCCCTAGGATTTGGTCTGGTTGAAGCCGCAGCCTGCCTGTTCGTGCCAGGGGCAGGCTGCGGGAGACAGGGTATTCAGGCGTCGTTGATGTCCTCAAGGTCTTCGGCGGCTGCATAGGACCCATCCGGCAGGTGGACTTCCTTGCCGGTCACAGGCGGATTGAAGCAGCAGGCCATGTGCAGTTCTTCCTCGGCACGCAGCGTATGCTTGTCGTGCAGGTTCAGCGCATACATGACGCCAGGCCTGATCTCATGGGTCTCGCCGGTGCCGTGATCCGTGATCGAGCCCTTGCCCTTCATGCAGTACACACTCTCGAAGTGGTTCTTGTAGTGAAAGATGTGCTCTGAGCCAGCTTCCAGGATCGTGATATGGAAGCTGAAACCCATTTTCTCATCGGCCAGGAGCATCCGGTAGGATGTCCATTTGGCGTCAGAGACGGCACGGTCTGTGCCTTTGAGGTCGTTCAGGTCGCGTACAATCATGCTAGCTTACTCCGCTGCGACTTTGGTACTGTCGGATGCTTCGCGCGCGGACTCGAGCAGAATGTCGAGGCCCTTGCGAAGGGTGGCTTCCGGCACGGTGAGGGCAACGAGCACCTTCACCACTTCATCGTCTCCGCCGGAGGTCTCGATGATGAGGCCTTTTTGGAATGCGCGGGCGCAGATGTCGGAGGCGAGATCGCCGCTTTCGACGTCAATACCCTGCATCATCCCGCGGCCCTTGAGCCGTGCGTCAGGAAGAATGTCGATAATCTTCTGGAGGCCTTCGGTGAGGATTTCCGACTTGGCCCGGACGTCCTTCTGGAAAGAGTCGTCCTTCCAGAACTTGTCGAGGGCAACCTTGCCGGTCACGAAAGCATGATTGTTGCCACGGAACGTGCCGTTGTGCTCGGCCGGCTTCCAGATGTCGTGCTCTTTCTTGATCAGTACGCAGGCGAAAGGCAGGCCCATGCCGGACAGCGATTTGGCCTGGGTGATGATGTCCGGCTTGATGCCGGCAATCTCGAAGCCGAAATAGTCGCCCGAACGGCCGCAGCCCGACTGAATATCGTCGATGATGAGCAGCGCGCCATGCTTCTTCGCAAGATCTGCAATTCCTTTCATCCACTCCTTTGACGCGGCATTCAGTCCGCCTTCGCCCTGGATCGGTTCGAAGATGAAGGCCGCCGGGGCATCGACGCCGGAGGATGGATTGTCGAGCATGGTCTCGATCTGTTTCAGCGTGTCGATGTCGTCGCCGAACGCGCCGGCATAGGGCATGTGGGTCGTGCCGGTCAGGCCAACGCTACCCGTGCCCGAACCGCCGCGCTTGCCGGCATTGCCGGTCAGCGCCAAAGCGCCCATGGTCATGCCGTGAAAGCCGTTGGTGAAGGCAATCACATTGGTGCGGCCGGTAACCTTGCGGGCCAGCTTGACGGCGGCCTCGACGGCATTCGTGCCGGTCGGGCCAGTCATCATGATCTTGTAGTCGCCCATGCCGCGCGGCTCGAGAATGTTCTCCTCGAACGCTTTCAGCCATTCGGCTTTTGCGTCTGTATACATGTCGAGACCGTGGGCGATGCCATCACGTTCGATATGCGCGATAAGAGCGGCCTTCATGTCCGGATCGTTGTGACCGTAATTGAGGGTCGAACAACCGGCGAGAAAGTCGATATAGGTTTCGCCATCGGCGTCGGTCATTTCCGAGCCTTTGGCGCTCACGAAAAGCGCGTCGAAGTTGCGGCAATAGCTGCGCACGATCGACTCGCGCCTTTCAAAGATGTCTTCCTGAGTGTCTGTGAACGGCATGCGTTCTGCTCCTGTCATTGGTCTGGTTTTGGGCGTCTCTAAACGCGAGAAGTGTCGGCTCAGCTATTGGCCGGCCGGCCAAAAGGCCCGATTGTCACGAGAATCTCGCTGTCGTGACGGCCTTTGAAATGTGTGTCCTTGTCGAAGAACTTGGTGTCTCTCAATGGCGCTTCAAGCCAGCGCGCGAGGCTTTTGAAGAGGCCCCATGATGCCTCATTATCTGGTGTTATAGTGGTCTTCAGATAACGCACATCCTTGCAGGACGGGCGGGAGAAGATGTCGGCGACAAGGCGCTTTGGAATGCGTTTGCCACGCGCCTTTTCGCCAATGGCCACCTGCCAGAGAAAAAAGACATCCGGCTCGCCGGGTGGAATATGCCCGCTGACCCAACCGATCACCTCGCCATCCTCACGCGCGAGCGCGCACGTCTCAGCAAAGTGGGTCGTCTGGATCAGGTTCATGTAAAGCGAGTTGGTATCAAGCGGAGGACATGCAGCGATGAGGTCGTGAACGGCTGCGCCGTCCTCGCTTTTCGGTGCCTCGATTGTGACGGCGTCTGTGATCATGTCTTCAAGCCTGCTTCAATTATACAATGGCCAAAGCGCCGCCGAGTTCCCGGTCGAGCGCTTGCCTGGTAAATATTGTTTGACTATCTATATAAGTATGGCGCAAACGGGGTCAACCCGTGCACGCCGAAGAACTGGATTGAGAGACATCGTTCCTCAAAAGCCGGAATAAAGACAAAAATAGCCCTAAGAACTGTTTGATACAAAAATATTTTTTAACCAAAGGATCATTGATAATATGGCGCAACTCTCGGAAGGTTTTGATTCCCTGCGCCTGTCAGCGGCGCATGCAGATATGTGGAGCGAGGACATGCAGGATCAGGCGGAAGTTGCACTTGTCGCATTGCGGCGTGTCCTCAAAGCTACGGCCAGCAACGTGAAGTCGGTTGCCCAGAAGACCGGCCTGACCGCATCGCAACTGCTCGTGCTTCAGGTGCTGCGGACGCAAGGCGATACGCTGACCGGAGACTTGGCGCGCGCCGTTGACCTCAAGCAGGCGACAATTTCGATCCTGATCGACAAGTTGCAGGAAAACGGTCTTGTTGATCGCAAGCGTGGCGAGACCGACCGTCGCCGCGTCTGGGTTCGTCTCAC
It includes:
- the ectB gene encoding diaminobutyrate--2-oxoglutarate transaminase, producing MPFTDTQEDIFERRESIVRSYCRNFDALFVSAKGSEMTDADGETYIDFLAGCSTLNYGHNDPDMKAALIAHIERDGIAHGLDMYTDAKAEWLKAFEENILEPRGMGDYKIMMTGPTGTNAVEAAVKLARKVTGRTNVIAFTNGFHGMTMGALALTGNAGKRGGSGTGSVGLTGTTHMPYAGAFGDDIDTLKQIETMLDNPSSGVDAPAAFIFEPIQGEGGLNAASKEWMKGIADLAKKHGALLIIDDIQSGCGRSGDYFGFEIAGIKPDIITQAKSLSGMGLPFACVLIKKEHDIWKPAEHNGTFRGNNHAFVTGKVALDKFWKDDSFQKDVRAKSEILTEGLQKIIDILPDARLKGRGMMQGIDVESGDLASDICARAFQKGLIIETSGGDDEVVKVLVALTVPEATLRKGLDILLESAREASDSTKVAAE
- a CDS encoding ectoine synthase encodes the protein MIVRDLNDLKGTDRAVSDAKWTSYRMLLADEKMGFSFHITILEAGSEHIFHYKNHFESVYCMKGKGSITDHGTGETHEIRPGVMYALNLHDKHTLRAEEELHMACCFNPPVTGKEVHLPDGSYAAAEDLEDINDA
- a CDS encoding aspartate kinase, giving the protein MTHTVEKIGGTSIANTPVILDNVLINGREGADLYNRIFVVSAYAGMTNLLLEHKKTGKPGVYSLFASAENKWQWSEALTELSAAMREKNEEVFGDHPDCKVADNFVLERVEGVRNCLIDLHRLCSYGQFRLDEHLLTVREMLAALGEAHSAHNTTLLLRQHDINSVFVDLTGWRDEEKMTLDERIETSFRNIDFSKELAICTGYASCTEGMVKLYDRGYTEVTFSRIGALTGAAEAIIHKEFHLSSADPKLVGNDKVLKIGKTNYDVADQLSNMGMEAVHPKAAKGLRQAGVPLRVKNTFDPSDAGTIITDDFHPEIGRAEIVTGIKNIYAFELFEQDMVGVKGYDAEALKALTRHNIWIVSKCSNANTITHYVDCTRQSLKRAAADLEAMYENAEVTIRKVAIVSVIGANLDVPGMTAKATTALFEAGINMLGLQKLTRSTDLQTIVAEEDYDETVRVLHRALVEEDSATRDGDSSEIRTAA
- the ectA gene encoding diaminobutyrate acetyltransferase; amino-acid sequence: MITDAVTIEAPKSEDGAAVHDLIAACPPLDTNSLYMNLIQTTHFAETCALAREDGEVIGWVSGHIPPGEPDVFFLWQVAIGEKARGKRIPKRLVADIFSRPSCKDVRYLKTTITPDNEASWGLFKSLARWLEAPLRDTKFFDKDTHFKGRHDSEILVTIGPFGRPANS
- a CDS encoding MarR family winged helix-turn-helix transcriptional regulator encodes the protein MAQLSEGFDSLRLSAAHADMWSEDMQDQAEVALVALRRVLKATASNVKSVAQKTGLTASQLLVLQVLRTQGDTLTGDLARAVDLKQATISILIDKLQENGLVDRKRGETDRRRVWVRLTDKGLAALEGAPDLLQDRFRTRFGKLADWEQASITASLLRVVSLLDAEKIEASPILDVADVNDPPVGKKA
- a CDS encoding MFS transporter, translating into MLQGASAALSVTIALSLANAGASNAGLGLVAAFFAGGFLTGALLSPAQISRIGHIRSFAFFAAIAIIASLSFTLGVSLMGWALVQGVIGICTSALFTAGESWVADAAPADRRGSILSFYHVVSKLGAVGGPFLIMAGAGGAGGFLIVAVLFALTIMPITATRQSQPELSTGKPFGPRRMFRLAPAAAIAAFCAGAVNNSVAQLYPVYAQTIAPDQAASFAANFNAAILAGAIVGLWPAGMISDRIDRRLVIAATGLIGAVCALGLGLAAGLVPQILIFMLGFGYGLGALSFYAIAVAHAADRAEASQTTPMMAGIIVLWGIGSIAGPAVAGLVMTPLGGPGLFFYASGALALLAALMFTRTVNADPVEEIDKEPFNATQATSLALSDLDPRGEEENEQFDLFLAWMASNENDE